Proteins from a genomic interval of Vespula pensylvanica isolate Volc-1 chromosome 22, ASM1446617v1, whole genome shotgun sequence:
- the LOC122636445 gene encoding ankyrin-1-like isoform X1 — protein MLEHRTVFDMPLHCIANPLQRELADAIIRLQPLDEIRILLACGARPNEPVTQGLRPLHYAVWQRYTDAAQLLLVRGADIDATDECGYSALHLAAEHGYHDLVKLLLKYGAKVDHRKDTGELFPRTMLCDEPLRLALRNRHVEVARTLLEAGANPNKRYFFGSEINLVSPLDLECMELLLAFGAQPNMRDRAGLTPLMKATRSPQGIASVLLLLSYGADVNSMADARHDFRTVLHYAILGGDPAVINLLLKQGARLDLGPDYQKPTALDLAILKGDPSIVEMLLESGADVNATSPIIGSALHVACADNIPNRLQILQMLLERGADPNLVIRSDEGLSLRPVLAEYVASNENPSVEVVALLLKYGARVVIKTQFRDPHGILNSLQNTADKPRLLRALLEAAESFDPCMIKRSSSLTDAQKALVMEAARTPLPLTHQARLIVRKLCGTKLPKIVRDLQLPQSLHRYLLYDFH, from the exons ATGTTGGAGCATCGCACCGTATTCGAT ATGCCATTGCATTGCATCGCCAACCCGTTGCAACGGGAGTTGGCCGACGCCATTATAAGGTTGCAACCGCTGGATGAAATTCGGATACTTCTCGCATGCGGTGCAAGGCCGAATGAGCCGGTAACCCAAGGTCTGAGACCTCTTCATTACGCCGTATGGCAGAGATACACCGATGCGGCTCAATTGCTTTTAGTTCGTGGTGCTGATATCGATGCTACCGACGAGTGCGGATATTCCGCGTTGCATCTTGCCGCTGAGCATGGTTATCACGACCTCGTTAAACTTCTATTAAAATACGGAGCGAAGGTCGATCATAGAAAAGACACTGGGGAACTATTTCCCag GACCATGTTGTGCGACGAGCCTCTACGATTAGCTTTGAGGAATCGCCACGTCGAAGTGGCTAGGACTTTGTTGGAAGCTGGCGCCAATCCAAACAAGAGATATTTCTTCGGTTCGGAGATTAATTTGGTTTCTCCGTTGGATCTGGAGTGTATGGAACTTTTATTGGCCTTTGGCGCTCAACCTAATATGAGGGATCGAGCTGGATTGACCCCTCTAATGAAGGCAACGAGATCACCTCAG GGTATCGCATCTGTACTTCTGTTGTTGAGTTACGGAGCGGACGTGAATTCTATGGCCGATGCCAGGCATGATTTTCGAACGGTTCTGCATTATGCGATACTCGGTGGCGATCCAGCAGTTATCAATCTTCTGCTAAAACAAGGTGCCAGGCTAGACCTTGGACCAGATTACCAAAAGCCGACCGCATTAGATTTGGCTATACTCAAGGGTGATCCTTCGATTGTCGAGATGTTATTGGAGTCTG gtGCGGACGTGAATGCAACATCACCAATCATTGGATCAGCCCTTCACGTCGCTTGCGCGGACAACATACCGAATAGACTCCAAATTCTTCAAATGCTGTTAGAACGTGGCGCTGATCCTAATCTCGTAATACGTAGCGACGAAGGTCTCTCGTTGCGTCCGGTTTTAGCGGAATACGTAGCATCTAACGAAAACCCGTCGGTCGAAGTTGTCGCGCTTTTGCTCAAATATGGAGCACGGGTTGTCATAAAGACGCAGTTTCGCGATCCACACGGCATTTTAAATTCCCTTCAGAATACGGCAGATAAACCTAGACTTTTAAGGGCACTCTTAGAAGCAGCGGAAAGTTTCGATCCTTGTATGATAAAGAGATCGAGTAGTTTGACCGACGCACAGAAGGCACTCGTTATGGAAGCAGCGAGAACGCCTTTACCTTTGACCCATCAAGCTAGGCTTATAGTGCGCAAATTATGCGGCACTAAATTACCGAAAATCGTTAGAGATCTTCAGTTACCCCAGTCGTTACATCGGTATCTTCTTTACGACTTTCATTAG
- the LOC122636445 gene encoding ankyrin-1-like isoform X2: MPLHCIANPLQRELADAIIRLQPLDEIRILLACGARPNEPVTQGLRPLHYAVWQRYTDAAQLLLVRGADIDATDECGYSALHLAAEHGYHDLVKLLLKYGAKVDHRKDTGELFPRTMLCDEPLRLALRNRHVEVARTLLEAGANPNKRYFFGSEINLVSPLDLECMELLLAFGAQPNMRDRAGLTPLMKATRSPQGIASVLLLLSYGADVNSMADARHDFRTVLHYAILGGDPAVINLLLKQGARLDLGPDYQKPTALDLAILKGDPSIVEMLLESGADVNATSPIIGSALHVACADNIPNRLQILQMLLERGADPNLVIRSDEGLSLRPVLAEYVASNENPSVEVVALLLKYGARVVIKTQFRDPHGILNSLQNTADKPRLLRALLEAAESFDPCMIKRSSSLTDAQKALVMEAARTPLPLTHQARLIVRKLCGTKLPKIVRDLQLPQSLHRYLLYDFH, translated from the exons ATGCCATTGCATTGCATCGCCAACCCGTTGCAACGGGAGTTGGCCGACGCCATTATAAGGTTGCAACCGCTGGATGAAATTCGGATACTTCTCGCATGCGGTGCAAGGCCGAATGAGCCGGTAACCCAAGGTCTGAGACCTCTTCATTACGCCGTATGGCAGAGATACACCGATGCGGCTCAATTGCTTTTAGTTCGTGGTGCTGATATCGATGCTACCGACGAGTGCGGATATTCCGCGTTGCATCTTGCCGCTGAGCATGGTTATCACGACCTCGTTAAACTTCTATTAAAATACGGAGCGAAGGTCGATCATAGAAAAGACACTGGGGAACTATTTCCCag GACCATGTTGTGCGACGAGCCTCTACGATTAGCTTTGAGGAATCGCCACGTCGAAGTGGCTAGGACTTTGTTGGAAGCTGGCGCCAATCCAAACAAGAGATATTTCTTCGGTTCGGAGATTAATTTGGTTTCTCCGTTGGATCTGGAGTGTATGGAACTTTTATTGGCCTTTGGCGCTCAACCTAATATGAGGGATCGAGCTGGATTGACCCCTCTAATGAAGGCAACGAGATCACCTCAG GGTATCGCATCTGTACTTCTGTTGTTGAGTTACGGAGCGGACGTGAATTCTATGGCCGATGCCAGGCATGATTTTCGAACGGTTCTGCATTATGCGATACTCGGTGGCGATCCAGCAGTTATCAATCTTCTGCTAAAACAAGGTGCCAGGCTAGACCTTGGACCAGATTACCAAAAGCCGACCGCATTAGATTTGGCTATACTCAAGGGTGATCCTTCGATTGTCGAGATGTTATTGGAGTCTG gtGCGGACGTGAATGCAACATCACCAATCATTGGATCAGCCCTTCACGTCGCTTGCGCGGACAACATACCGAATAGACTCCAAATTCTTCAAATGCTGTTAGAACGTGGCGCTGATCCTAATCTCGTAATACGTAGCGACGAAGGTCTCTCGTTGCGTCCGGTTTTAGCGGAATACGTAGCATCTAACGAAAACCCGTCGGTCGAAGTTGTCGCGCTTTTGCTCAAATATGGAGCACGGGTTGTCATAAAGACGCAGTTTCGCGATCCACACGGCATTTTAAATTCCCTTCAGAATACGGCAGATAAACCTAGACTTTTAAGGGCACTCTTAGAAGCAGCGGAAAGTTTCGATCCTTGTATGATAAAGAGATCGAGTAGTTTGACCGACGCACAGAAGGCACTCGTTATGGAAGCAGCGAGAACGCCTTTACCTTTGACCCATCAAGCTAGGCTTATAGTGCGCAAATTATGCGGCACTAAATTACCGAAAATCGTTAGAGATCTTCAGTTACCCCAGTCGTTACATCGGTATCTTCTTTACGACTTTCATTAG
- the LOC122636448 gene encoding basic-leucine zipper transcription factor A-like isoform X3, giving the protein MQDDVAKKSVIPLNPVTTDCAQQQQVQQNQQQQQLHQHQQSQQEAHQQTQRDLDLSIPEIQNVFYYDSENSTLTPLEPGEVTLDYNLQCPIQVPEMKQSPGKTLKRSSNVESNLLESNGKRQKNKDPEDTRLRLIKASPIDVQEKDTFTAFGNFVAEELRNMKDTGQMQLAKLRIHQILFDATRNFLKVPIPRL; this is encoded by the exons ATGCAG GATGACGTTGCTAAAAAGTCAGTGATTCCTCTCAATCCAGTTACCACCGACTGTGCTCAACAGCAACAAGTTCAACaaaatcaacaacaacaacaactgcATCAACATCAACAATCGCAACAGGAAGCGCATCAACAAACTCAACGTGATTTGGACTTAAGTATACCG GAAAttcaaaatgttttttattacgaCAGCGAGAACAGCACTTTAACTCCGTTGGAACCAGGCGAAGTTACCTTGGATTACAATCTTCAATGTCCGATACAAGTACCCGAAATGAAACAATCGCCAGGTAAAACCTTGAAAAGAAGTTCCAACGTGGAATCAAATCTTCTCGAATCGAATGGCaaacgacaaaaaaataaagatccgGAGGATACTCGATTACGTTTAATAAAAGCATCGCCGATCGACGTTCAAGAGAAAGACACTTTTACGGCGTTCGGCAATTTCGTTGCAGAAGAATTGCGAAACATGAAAGACACCGGTCAGATGCAATTAGCCAAATTACGGATTCATCAAATACTATTTGATGCTACGCGCAATTTTTTGAAAGTTCCGATACCAAGGTTGtga
- the LOC122636448 gene encoding uncharacterized protein LOC122636448 isoform X1, producing MSVVSSVPCSGLTAQEGVPEWDQNNTTTLIQMYKERKCLWDTSHEFYKNRRFRREALTEMANHFNCSLADVEKKLYMLRSSFRKEYRRWNYAKLNAGPNNTFLVRKPQWFALDLLMFLKDDVAKKSVIPLNPVTTDCAQQQQVQQNQQQQQLHQHQQSQQEAHQQTQRDLDLSIPEIQNVFYYDSENSTLTPLEPGEVTLDYNLQCPIQVPEMKQSPGKTLKRSSNVESNLLESNGKRQKNKDPEDTRLRLIKASPIDVQEKDTFTAFGNFVAEELRNMKDTGQMQLAKLRIHQILFDATRNFLKVPIPRL from the exons ATGTCAGTAGTAAGTTCAGTTCCATGCTCCGGTCTGACTGCACAAGAAGGAGTACCTGAATGGGATCAAAACAATACAACGACCTTGATACAAatgtacaaagaaagaaaatgcctCTGGGACACGAGCCAcgagttttataaaaatcgacgCTTTCGTCGCGAGGCTCTTACGGAAATGGCGAATCATTTTAATTGTTCATTGGCGGACGTCGAGAAGAAATTGTATATGCTTCGTAGTTCCTTTCGCAAAGAATATCGTAGATGGAATTATGCCAAGTTAAATGCAGGTCCGAACAACACGTTTCTAGTCAGAAAACCTCAATGGTTCGCATTGGATTTACTTATGTTTCTTAAGGATGACGTTGCTAAAAAGTCAGTGATTCCTCTCAATCCAGTTACCACCGACTGTGCTCAACAGCAACAAGTTCAACaaaatcaacaacaacaacaactgcATCAACATCAACAATCGCAACAGGAAGCGCATCAACAAACTCAACGTGATTTGGACTTAAGTATACCG GAAAttcaaaatgttttttattacgaCAGCGAGAACAGCACTTTAACTCCGTTGGAACCAGGCGAAGTTACCTTGGATTACAATCTTCAATGTCCGATACAAGTACCCGAAATGAAACAATCGCCAGGTAAAACCTTGAAAAGAAGTTCCAACGTGGAATCAAATCTTCTCGAATCGAATGGCaaacgacaaaaaaataaagatccgGAGGATACTCGATTACGTTTAATAAAAGCATCGCCGATCGACGTTCAAGAGAAAGACACTTTTACGGCGTTCGGCAATTTCGTTGCAGAAGAATTGCGAAACATGAAAGACACCGGTCAGATGCAATTAGCCAAATTACGGATTCATCAAATACTATTTGATGCTACGCGCAATTTTTTGAAAGTTCCGATACCAAGGTTGtga
- the LOC122636448 gene encoding uncharacterized protein LOC122636448 isoform X2 has protein sequence MSVVSSVPCSGLTAQEGVPEWDQNNTTTLIQMYKERKCLWDTSHEFYKNRRFRREALTEMANHFNCSLADVEKKLYMLRSSFRKEYRRWNYAKLNAVTTDCAQQQQVQQNQQQQQLHQHQQSQQEAHQQTQRDLDLSIPEIQNVFYYDSENSTLTPLEPGEVTLDYNLQCPIQVPEMKQSPGKTLKRSSNVESNLLESNGKRQKNKDPEDTRLRLIKASPIDVQEKDTFTAFGNFVAEELRNMKDTGQMQLAKLRIHQILFDATRNFLKVPIPRL, from the exons ATGTCAGTAGTAAGTTCAGTTCCATGCTCCGGTCTGACTGCACAAGAAGGAGTACCTGAATGGGATCAAAACAATACAACGACCTTGATACAAatgtacaaagaaagaaaatgcctCTGGGACACGAGCCAcgagttttataaaaatcgacgCTTTCGTCGCGAGGCTCTTACGGAAATGGCGAATCATTTTAATTGTTCATTGGCGGACGTCGAGAAGAAATTGTATATGCTTCGTAGTTCCTTTCGCAAAGAATATCGTAGATGGAATTATGCCAAGTTAAATGCAG TTACCACCGACTGTGCTCAACAGCAACAAGTTCAACaaaatcaacaacaacaacaactgcATCAACATCAACAATCGCAACAGGAAGCGCATCAACAAACTCAACGTGATTTGGACTTAAGTATACCG GAAAttcaaaatgttttttattacgaCAGCGAGAACAGCACTTTAACTCCGTTGGAACCAGGCGAAGTTACCTTGGATTACAATCTTCAATGTCCGATACAAGTACCCGAAATGAAACAATCGCCAGGTAAAACCTTGAAAAGAAGTTCCAACGTGGAATCAAATCTTCTCGAATCGAATGGCaaacgacaaaaaaataaagatccgGAGGATACTCGATTACGTTTAATAAAAGCATCGCCGATCGACGTTCAAGAGAAAGACACTTTTACGGCGTTCGGCAATTTCGTTGCAGAAGAATTGCGAAACATGAAAGACACCGGTCAGATGCAATTAGCCAAATTACGGATTCATCAAATACTATTTGATGCTACGCGCAATTTTTTGAAAGTTCCGATACCAAGGTTGtga
- the LOC122636444 gene encoding NADH-ubiquinone oxidoreductase 49 kDa subunit-like — MIINISIQTLLRKSVKISKGIASIARNEVKRYIGNQCRYIHEWAPDAEYMKTISKPHALPVDTVKWEYPWELPDDDDDDDDPEKNIENVRINMGPQHPSAHGVLRLILELEGELVKKADPHIGLLHRGTEKLIEHKTYVQALPYFDRLDYISMMCNEECYSLAIEKLLNIDIPLRAKYIRVLFGEITRIFSHIMSISTHVLDIGAITPLFWLFEERERIMEFFERVSGARMFAAYVRPGGVAFDLPLGLLDDIYQWASIYSERLDEIEDLLTENPIFIQRMKDIGTITAQEALNSGCTGVMLRGSGIEWDLRKIVPYDAYHLVDFDVPVGINGDCYDRYLIRIEEMRQSLRIIDQCLNQMPCGEVKCDDVKIVPPKKKEMKIDMEALIHHFKLFSQGFQVPPGATYTSIEAPKGEFGVYLVSDGSSRPYRCRLRSPGFAHLATLRFLGPGYLLADIVAILGTLDIVFGDIDR, encoded by the exons atgatcattaatatttctatacagACCTTGTTACGAAAGTCTGTTAAAATATCCAAAGGGATAGCGAGTATTGCTCGAAATGAAGTTAAACGATATATtggaaa TCAGTGTCGTTATATTCATGAGTGGGCGCCAGATGCCGAATATATGAAGACAATTTCAAAACCGCACGCTTTGCCGGTTGATACTGTAAAATGGGAATATCCATGGGAATTAcctgatgatgacgatgatgatgatgatccagaaaaaaacatagaaaatgTGCGCATTAATATGGGTCCGCAACATCCTTCTGCTCACGGAGTTTTACGTTTGATATTGGAACTGGAGGGTGAACTTGTTAAAAAAGCTGATCCACATATTGGACTTTTGCATCGTGGTACGGAGAAACTAATAGAACATAAAACATACGTGCAAGCTTTACCTTATTTTGATCGTTTGGATTACATTTCAATGATGTGCAATGAAGAATGTTATAGTTTAGCTAtcgaaaaattgttaaatatagatatacctTTACGTGCCAAATATATTCGAG TGCTTTTTGGAGAAATAACGCGAATTTTTAGTCATATTATGTCTATCTCAACACACGTATTGGATATAGGTGCAATAACTCCTCTTTTCTGGTTATTTGAAGAACGTGAAAGAATAATGGAATTTTTTGAAAGAGTGAGCGGTGCACGTATGTTTGCAGCTTACGTGCGCCCTGGAGGTGTAGCTTTTGATTTACCTTTGGGTTTATTAGATGATATTTATCAATGGGCTAGTATTTATTCTGAAAGACTTGACGAAATAGAAGATTTATTGACCGAAAATCCGATTTTTATTCAACGCATGAAGGATATTGGTACTATAACAGCTCAAGAAGCACTAAATTCTGGATGCACTGGAGTAATGTTACGTGGATCTGGTATTGAATGGGATTTGAGAAAAATTGTACCATATGATGCATATCATTTAGTTGACTTTGACGTACCTGTGGGTATAAATGGAGATTGTTATGAtag ATATCTCATTCGTATTGAAGAAATGCGTCAGTCTCTTAGAATAATTGACCAATGCCTAAATCAAATGCCATGTGGCGAGGTGAAATGCGATGATGTCAAAATTGTAccaccaaagaaaaaagaaatgaaaattgatatgGAAGCGCTTATCCatcatttcaaattattttcacaaGGTTTTCAAGTACCACCAGGTGCTACATACACATCTATTGAAGCACCAAAGGGTGAATTTGGAGTTTATCTTGTTAGCGATGGTAGCTCTAGACCATATCGATGTAGACTTAGATCTCCTGGTTTTGCTCATCTAGCAACTTTGAGATTTCTTGGACCTGGTTATTTGCTGGCAGATATTGTTGCTATTCTGGGTACATTAGATATAGTATTTGGTGACATAGATAGATGA
- the LOC122636446 gene encoding NADH-ubiquinone oxidoreductase 49 kDa subunit-like, whose protein sequence is MAAGVLRTVLRKSVGSYTDAAFLMRNGALIHPVTQLRHSHDWVPDTEYLNTLKYPQALPVDNVKWQFPKQLDDEKYETVKNIQINFGPQHPAAHGVLRLILELDGEVVIRADPHIGLLHRATEKLIEYKTYMQALPYFDRLDYVSMMCNEQCFSLAIEKLLNIDVPLRAKYIRVLFAELTRILNHIMGIGTHALDVGAMTPFFWLFEEREKLMEFYERVSGARMHAAYIRPGGVSLDLPLGLLDDIHEWASQYGERVDEVEDMLTENRIWIQRTKDIGVIKAQDALNMGFSGVMLRGSGIKWDLRKTAPYDAYDLVDFDVPIGVNGDCYDRYLIRVEEMRQSLRIIEQCLNKMPPGEVRCDDAKVVPPRREEMKSSMEALIHHFKLYTQGFQVPPGATYTAIEAPKGEFGVYLVSDGTSKPYRCKIKAPGFAHLACLKHIGPGHMLADIVAIIGTLDVVFGEIDR, encoded by the exons ATGGCGGCCGGAGTTTTAAGGACAGTCTTACGAAAATCTGTTGGATCGTATACTGATGCAGCATTTCTTATGCGAAATGGAGCTCTAATACATCCTGTAAC acAACTTCGCCATAGTCATGATTGGGTGCCAGATACTGAGTATTTAAACACATTAAAATATCCTCAAGCTTTGCCGGTTGATAATGTAAAATGGCAATTTCCAAAGCAACTagatgatgaaaaatatgagacagtgaaaaatatacaaattaattttggTCCTCAACATCCTGCAGCTCATGGAGTGTTACGTTTGATATTAGAATTAGATGGAGAAGTTGTGATTAGAGCTGATCCACATATTGGTCTGTTGCATCGAGCTACAGAAAAGCTTATAGAATATAAGACTTATATGCAGGCATTACCTTACTTCGATCGTTTAGATTATGTTTCTATGATGTGTAATGAGCAATGTTTCTCTTTagcaattgaaaaattattaaatatagatgTACCTCTGCGTGCAAAATATATTCGAG TATTATTTGCGGAACTCACTCGtattttaaatcatattatGGGAATAGGAACTCATGCATTGGATGTAGGTGCAATGACCCCTTTCTTTTGGTTGTttgaagaacgagaaaaattaatggaaTTTTATGAAAGAGTTAGCGGAGCTCGTATGCATGCTGCTTATATACGACCTGGTGGAGTGTCTTTGGATCTTCCATTAGGTTTATTAGATGATATTCATGAATGGGCTTCGCAATACGGTGAAAGAGTGGATGAAGTAGAAGACATGTTGACTGAAAACAGAATATGGATTCAACGTACAAAGGATATTGGTGTAATTAAAGCACAAGATGCATTAAATATGGGCTTTAGTGGAGTAATGTTACGAGGATCTGGAATTAAATGGGATTTAAGAAAAACTGCACCATATGATGCATATGATTTAGTTGACTTTGATGTTCCTATAGGTGTAAATGGAGATTGCTATGACAG GTATCTCATTCGCGTTGAGGAAATGCGTCAGTCTCTTAGGATAATCGAGCAATGCTTAAATAAAATGCCACCTGGCGAAGTGAGATGTGATGATGCTAAAGTTGTCCCACCGCGtagagaagaaatgaaaagtagTATGGAAGCTTTAATTcatcattttaaattatatacacaaGGCTTCCAGGTACCACCTGGTGCTACATATACAGCTATTGAAGCACCCAAGGGTGAATTTGGAGTTTATCTCGTGAGTGATGGTACTAGTAAACCATATCGATGTAAGATCAAGGCTCCTGGATTTGCACACTTGGCTTGTTTAAAGCATATAGGACCAGGTCATATGCTTGCTGATATTGTAGCTATTATTGGTACACTGGATGTAGTGTTTGGTGAAATTGACAGATAA